A window of the Brassica oleracea var. oleracea cultivar TO1000 chromosome C1, BOL, whole genome shotgun sequence genome harbors these coding sequences:
- the LOC106301428 gene encoding elongation of fatty acids protein 3-like produces MASVVHSTLTYWLVNHPKISNFTWTEGETFGSAVFFVSVVVSAYLFATFLLRHAMVSLPSLGPRILKPIMAVGCTLSITSDPTTRFFNAICFPVDMKPSGPLFFWAQVFYLSKILEFGDTLLIILGKSFRRLSFLHVYHHVTVLNLCFVWLRTRQSMFPVGVVTNSTVHVIMYGYYFLCAVGCRPRWKRLVTDFQLVQFVFGFGILALMLSQHYFGSGCSGIWGSYFTAAFNASLLALFFNFRSKNYVKKDNRDD; encoded by the coding sequence ATGGCATCGGTGGTTCACTCCACCCTAACCTACTGGCTCGTGAACCACCCCAAGATTTCCAACTTTACGTGGACCGAAGGTGAAACCTTTGGCTCCGCCGTCTTCTTCGTCTCCGTTGTAGTCTCCGCTTACCTCTTCGCCACATTCCTCCTCCGACATGCCATGGTTTCACTCCCCTCACTCGGTCCCCGCATTCTCAAACCAATCATGGCTGTCGGTTGCACTCTCTCCATAACCTCAGACCCTACGACACGTTTCTTCAACGCGATTTGTTTTCCTGTGGACATGAAGCCCAGCGGGCCACTCTTTTTCTGGGCTCAAGTTTTCTACCTCTCGAAGATCCTTGAGTTTGGAGACACACTCCTCATCATACTTGGCAAATCATTCAGGCGACTCTCGTTCCTTCACGTGTACCATCATGTGACTGTATTGAACCTGTGCTTCGTCTGGCTTCGAACCCGCCAGTCCATGTTTCCCGTCGGAGTCGTGACGAATTCGACGGTTCATGTTATTATGTACGGTTACTACTTCCTGTGTGCCGTAGGATGTAGGCCAAGGTGGAAGAGGCTGGTGACGGATTTTCAGCTTGTACAGTTTGTTTTCGGCTTCGGAATATTAGCTTTGATGTTGTCACAGCATTATTTCGGGTCGGGTTGCTCCGGGATTTGGGGAAGTTATTTTACAGCTGCATTTAATGCTTCGCTCTTGGCTCTCTTCTTCAACTTCCGTTCCAAGAACTATGTGAAGAAAGACAACCGAGATGATTAA
- the LOC106296251 gene encoding elongation of fatty acids protein 3-like, with translation MTSVVHSTLTYWLVNHPKISNFTWTEGETFGSTVFFVSVVVSAYLSATFLLRHAMVSLPSLGPRILKPITAVHSLILCLLSLIMAVGCTLSITSDPTPRFFHAICFPVDVKPKGPLFFWAQVFYLSKILEFGDTLLIILGKSFRRLSFLHVYHHATVLFMCFIWLRTRQSMFPLGVLTNSTVHVIMYGYYFLCAVGCRPRWKRLVTDFQLVQFVFGFGTLAFMLSEHYFGSGCSGIWGIYFTAAFTASLMALFFNFRSKNYVKKTTDMI, from the coding sequence ATGACATCGGTGGTTCACTCCACCCTAACCTACTGGCTCGTGAACCACCCCAAAATTTCCAACTTTACGTGGACCGAAGGTGAAACCTTTGGCTCCACCGTCTTCTTCGTCTCCGTTGTAGTCTCCGCTTACCTCTCCGCCACATTCCTCCTCCGACATGCCATGGTTTCACTCCCCTCACTCGGTCCCCGTATTCTCAAACCAATCACAGCCGTCCACAGCCTCATCCTTTGCCTTCTCTCCCTAATAATGGCTGTTGGTTGCACTCTCTCCATAACCTCAGACCCAACCCCACGTTTCTTCCATGCGATCTGTTTCCCAGTTGACGTGAAACCCAAAGGACCGTTATTCTTCTGGGCTCAAGTCTTCTACCTCTCGAAGATCCTCGAGTTTGGAGACACACTCCTCATCATACTCGGCAAATCATTCAGGCGACTCTCGTTCCTTCACGTGTACCATCATGCGACTGTGCTGTTCATGTGTTTCATCTGGCTCCGAACCCGCCAGTCCATGTTTCCCCTCGGAGTCCTGACGAATTCGACGGTTCATGTCATTATGTACGGTTACTACTTCCTGTGTGCCGTAGGATGTAGGCCAAGGTGGAAGAGGCTGGTGACGGATTTTCAGCTTGTGCAGTTTGTTTTCGGCTTCGGAACATTAGCTTTCATGCTTTCAGAGCATTATTTCGGGTCGGGTTGCTCCGGGATTTGGGGGATTTATTTTACAGCTGCGTTTACAGCTTCGCTCATGGCTCTCTTCTTCAACTTCCGTTCCAAGAACTATGTGAAGAAGACAACCGACATGATCTAA